A window of the Brumimicrobium sp. genome harbors these coding sequences:
- a CDS encoding DUF2141 domain-containing protein → MKTIILSIISASILAFISPDTKEVYDLTIKVENLRNSKGVVQFSLYNKDGPIPDEDYKNYFKIDKTTIENGKAEITFSNLPKGNYAVNILHDENKNGKIDKGFILPKEGIGFSNFTSIGLTNRPNFNKASFELNQNKTIRVKVIYM, encoded by the coding sequence ATGAAAACAATTATTTTATCTATTATTTCAGCCTCTATTTTGGCATTTATATCACCTGACACAAAGGAAGTGTACGATTTAACGATTAAGGTAGAAAATTTACGAAATTCTAAAGGTGTTGTGCAATTCTCCCTCTATAACAAAGACGGCCCAATTCCTGATGAAGATTATAAAAATTATTTTAAAATTGACAAAACAACTATCGAAAATGGTAAAGCAGAAATAACCTTTTCAAACTTACCAAAAGGGAATTATGCTGTAAACATTTTACACGATGAAAATAAAAACGGAAAAATTGACAAAGGATTTATTTTACCAAAAGAGGGAATCGGATTTTCAAACTTCACTTCCATTGGATTAACAAATCGCCCAAATTTCAATAAGGCAAGTTTTGAATTAAATCAGAATAAAACGATAAGAGTAAAAGTTATTTATATGTAA
- a CDS encoding efflux RND transporter permease subunit, with translation MNITEISIKRPSLIIVLFSVFALIGIIGFKNLSYELMPDFNQPVVVIKTIYPGAEPNEVETSVSRKIEDALSNLEGVDYLVTKSLPNASVIIANLKYGTDLDKTMQDAQRYIDNIRKDLPKDILSPEMSKVSPNDLPIMSISATSNLEPTEFYQKMKDDFLPQVQQIKGVAEITMLGGEEREIQVKVDKEKLKLYKVSLLQVVEAINRSGIDLPAGKIQTETENNSVRLVGKYNDINAIKSVQVAMPFPNSPVYVKDVAEVSDGIKEISSYSRFNGKTGIGILIKKQGDANAVDVSTLIKEKFQSIEKHNANSEVQFVVTDDSTDNTISAVNSVVIDLILAVILVSFVMLLFLRSYRNAFIVAVAIPTSLVTAFGTMWLLGYTLNLMTLLAMSLVIGVLVDDATVVLENIQRHLDMGKEKRKASLEGRMEIGFSAVSITLVDVVVFVPILFLQVFVADMLKQFSVVIIVTVLTSLLVGFTLTPWLASRIGEKDNLQPTNFFNRFLLWFEKQLDRFINWYGNSLNWVLRHKLIFTGIVLLLFAGTGIMMKQGIIGKELIATGDQGKFRMALEFDKNISLEQNNIVSEKIENYILQQPEVESVFSNVGGPSTGMGSLGVGSANKTEFTVQLKSKEETQNLSTEAFMRDLRTDLEKDFSGINFSIMGLGLIPRTAPIEITLSGSDLNQVMQAGNDLKHIIEKVPGADNVRLSVEAGSPELKIIPDKDKMQRLGLNTAYLGMNLRTAFTGNDDATLTENGVEYPVRIWLDKFSRQNEDDIKQFNIINPMGVPIELSQVATIEKDNSPSLLERKDRQPAVTLTADALGRPSGTVADDVVAYVKNNPLPDGIEMTWGSDVKRQNDSFGALGSVLLISFILIYLIMVALYDSYIYPFVALFAIPVAAIGAFLALNLSLSHLSLFALLGLIMLMGLVTKNSILIVDFTNQMKAEGKHYKEAIVLASKGRMRPILMTTLSMAIGMLPIALGTGTSAEWKNGLAWVIIGGLLSSLALTVYLVPMVYDIVDSLKAKLSKKN, from the coding sequence ATGAATATTACAGAAATATCAATAAAACGACCATCGCTGATTATTGTGCTTTTCAGCGTGTTTGCCCTTATAGGAATCATTGGTTTTAAGAATTTGAGCTATGAATTAATGCCCGACTTCAATCAACCCGTTGTGGTAATTAAAACAATCTATCCAGGAGCTGAACCTAATGAAGTAGAAACTTCTGTTTCTCGAAAAATAGAAGATGCACTTTCCAATTTAGAAGGAGTGGATTATTTAGTAACAAAATCATTGCCTAATGCTTCCGTCATTATTGCCAATTTAAAGTATGGAACAGACTTGGATAAAACAATGCAAGATGCTCAACGCTATATTGACAATATCCGAAAAGATTTGCCGAAAGACATTCTAAGTCCTGAAATGAGCAAGGTCTCTCCTAATGATTTGCCGATAATGTCTATTAGTGCAACAAGTAATTTAGAACCTACGGAGTTTTATCAGAAAATGAAAGATGATTTTCTTCCGCAAGTTCAACAAATTAAAGGAGTAGCAGAAATTACAATGCTTGGTGGCGAAGAACGAGAAATACAAGTAAAGGTTGATAAAGAAAAATTGAAACTCTATAAAGTTTCATTGCTTCAAGTGGTAGAAGCTATCAATCGTTCGGGAATAGATTTGCCAGCGGGGAAAATTCAAACAGAAACGGAGAATAATTCAGTGCGTTTAGTGGGGAAATACAATGATATTAATGCGATTAAAAGCGTACAAGTTGCCATGCCTTTTCCCAATAGTCCTGTTTATGTAAAAGATGTTGCAGAAGTAAGCGATGGCATTAAAGAAATTTCTTCTTATAGCCGTTTTAACGGAAAAACAGGAATTGGAATACTGATTAAAAAACAAGGAGATGCCAATGCAGTAGATGTTTCTACTCTGATAAAAGAAAAGTTTCAGAGTATTGAAAAACACAATGCGAATTCAGAAGTACAATTTGTGGTAACTGATGATAGTACCGACAATACAATTTCTGCGGTTAATTCAGTAGTTATCGACTTAATTTTAGCTGTTATCTTGGTTTCTTTTGTGATGTTATTGTTCCTAAGAAGTTACCGAAACGCATTCATTGTTGCGGTAGCTATTCCAACTTCATTGGTTACAGCATTTGGGACGATGTGGCTTTTAGGTTACACGCTGAATTTAATGACACTTTTGGCAATGTCATTAGTCATCGGGGTTTTAGTAGATGATGCTACCGTAGTTTTAGAAAATATTCAACGCCATTTGGATATGGGGAAAGAAAAGAGAAAAGCATCCTTGGAGGGTAGAATGGAGATTGGATTTTCAGCTGTTTCGATTACTTTGGTGGACGTTGTTGTTTTTGTTCCTATTCTATTCTTACAAGTTTTTGTAGCGGATATGCTCAAACAGTTTTCTGTGGTAATTATTGTAACTGTTTTAACCAGTTTGTTAGTTGGTTTTACATTGACTCCTTGGTTAGCTTCACGCATTGGTGAAAAAGACAATTTGCAACCTACCAATTTCTTTAATCGTTTCTTACTTTGGTTTGAAAAACAGTTGGATCGTTTTATTAATTGGTATGGCAACTCTTTAAATTGGGTTTTACGACATAAACTCATCTTTACAGGCATTGTTTTGTTATTATTTGCGGGAACAGGAATAATGATGAAACAGGGAATTATTGGAAAAGAATTAATTGCCACAGGAGACCAAGGAAAGTTTAGAATGGCATTAGAATTTGACAAAAACATTTCATTAGAACAAAACAATATAGTTTCGGAAAAAATAGAAAACTATATTTTACAACAGCCCGAAGTTGAATCTGTTTTTAGTAATGTTGGTGGACCAAGTACAGGAATGGGAAGTTTAGGAGTAGGTTCTGCAAATAAAACGGAATTTACGGTTCAACTAAAATCTAAGGAAGAGACCCAAAACCTTTCCACAGAAGCATTTATGAGAGATTTACGAACTGACTTAGAAAAAGATTTTTCAGGAATTAATTTTTCTATCATGGGATTAGGCTTAATTCCTCGAACAGCACCTATTGAAATCACATTAAGTGGTAGCGACTTAAATCAAGTAATGCAAGCAGGTAATGACTTGAAACACATCATTGAAAAAGTCCCTGGAGCAGATAATGTTCGTTTATCAGTGGAAGCAGGGAGTCCAGAGCTTAAAATCATTCCTGATAAAGACAAAATGCAACGATTAGGATTAAATACCGCCTATCTCGGAATGAATTTGCGAACAGCATTTACAGGGAATGATGACGCAACATTAACCGAAAACGGAGTAGAATATCCTGTTCGAATTTGGTTGGATAAATTCAGTCGTCAGAATGAGGATGATATAAAGCAATTTAACATCATCAATCCAATGGGTGTACCTATCGAATTATCGCAAGTTGCAACAATTGAGAAAGATAATTCCCCTTCATTATTAGAGCGAAAAGACCGCCAACCAGCAGTTACACTTACCGCAGATGCTTTAGGTCGTCCGTCAGGAACGGTAGCCGATGATGTAGTTGCTTATGTAAAAAACAACCCTTTGCCGGACGGAATAGAAATGACTTGGGGAAGCGATGTTAAACGACAAAATGATAGTTTCGGTGCATTGGGTTCTGTCTTGCTAATTTCATTTATCTTGATTTATTTAATAATGGTGGCACTTTACGACAGTTATATCTATCCTTTTGTTGCGTTATTTGCCATTCCAGTTGCGGCTATCGGTGCATTTTTGGCACTCAATTTATCGTTAAGCCATTTAAGTCTATTTGCATTGCTTGGCTTAATTATGTTAATGGGATTAGTTACCAAAAACTCCATTTTAATTGTGGACTTTACCAACCAAATGAAAGCAGAAGGGAAGCACTATAAAGAAGCTATTGTCTTAGCAAGTAAGGGAAGAATGCGACCAATTTTAATGACTACTTTATCAATGGCTATCGGAATGTTGCCCATTGCATTAGGTACAGGAACATCAGCAGAATGGAAAAATGGTTTAGCGTGGGTAATTATCGGAGGGTTACTTTCATCCTTAGCATTAACAGTGTATTTAGTGCCAATGGTTTATGATATCGTGGACAGTTTGAAAGCTAAGTTAAGTAAGAAAAATTAA
- a CDS encoding four helix bundle protein, with translation MKENIIQKKSFDFAVRIVNAYKYLQNEKKEFVLSKQLLRSGTSIGANVEEATGGQSKKDFIAKISISFKEARETKYWIKLLVATGYLENDLSKSLLEDAEELCKILSSILLTSKQNNS, from the coding sequence ATGAAAGAGAATATTATTCAAAAAAAGAGTTTTGACTTTGCAGTTAGAATAGTGAATGCCTATAAATATCTGCAAAATGAAAAGAAGGAATTTGTATTGTCCAAGCAACTATTACGCTCTGGAACAAGCATTGGTGCTAATGTGGAAGAAGCAACAGGTGGGCAATCCAAGAAAGATTTTATAGCAAAAATCTCAATTTCTTTTAAAGAGGCTAGAGAAACAAAATACTGGATAAAACTATTGGTTGCTACTGGATATTTAGAAAATGATTTATCAAAATCGCTATTAGAGGATGCAGAAGAATTGTGCAAAATACTCTCTTCTATTTTACTAACCTCAAAGCAAAACAATTCATAA
- a CDS encoding efflux RND transporter periplasmic adaptor subunit — protein sequence MKKIIWIIIGVAISGLVVFKLVSNKKTTESKVYQFDKEKPILVDVDTIRLELINEKGNFTGTFEPNKEVKLSAETQGKINSILVDVGDIVQQGQTLIQLDNSLLKLQLQTIEVQIEGLQDDVNRYTILTEADAVQGVQLEKVKLGLKSAKVQRATIQEQINKTTIKAPFSGVVTAKLSEIGAFAAPGVPLLQITDLNSLKFTVNVAENNLTQFKSSEQYTISADVFPEISLLGKITMIGSKANMGNSFPVQFQVENTKQLDIKAGMFGNVNVTNNQTEEGFLIPSSAILNNDEKTQVYIIENGKAMLKTIETSQNIGNKTVVKEGLQEGDIIVTSGFINLFENANILIKSEELRVKSEK from the coding sequence ATGAAAAAGATAATTTGGATAATCATTGGTGTTGCTATTTCAGGTTTAGTGGTGTTTAAACTTGTGAGTAATAAGAAAACAACAGAAAGCAAAGTCTATCAATTTGATAAAGAAAAACCTATTTTGGTAGATGTGGACACTATTCGTCTTGAACTTATAAATGAAAAAGGAAATTTTACAGGAACATTTGAACCTAATAAAGAAGTCAAATTAAGTGCTGAAACACAAGGGAAAATAAACTCAATTTTAGTAGATGTGGGAGATATTGTTCAGCAAGGGCAAACACTCATTCAATTGGATAACTCATTGTTGAAATTGCAACTACAAACAATAGAAGTACAAATTGAGGGATTACAAGACGATGTAAACCGCTATACAATTTTAACCGAAGCAGATGCAGTGCAAGGCGTACAATTAGAAAAAGTCAAATTGGGATTAAAATCTGCAAAAGTTCAAAGAGCAACCATTCAAGAACAAATTAACAAAACAACTATTAAAGCTCCGTTTAGTGGTGTTGTTACAGCTAAGCTAAGTGAGATTGGTGCATTTGCAGCACCGGGAGTTCCATTGTTGCAGATTACAGATTTAAATAGCCTGAAATTTACAGTAAATGTTGCTGAAAACAACTTAACCCAATTTAAGTCAAGTGAACAATATACCATTTCAGCAGATGTGTTTCCAGAAATTTCATTACTTGGAAAAATTACAATGATTGGTAGTAAAGCAAATATGGGAAATAGTTTTCCTGTACAATTTCAAGTAGAAAACACCAAACAATTAGATATTAAAGCAGGAATGTTTGGAAATGTAAATGTTACAAACAACCAAACAGAAGAAGGATTTTTAATTCCTTCTTCCGCCATTCTAAATAATGATGAAAAAACGCAAGTCTATATTATTGAAAATGGAAAAGCAATGCTAAAAACAATTGAAACCTCTCAAAATATTGGAAATAAAACCGTGGTAAAAGAAGGTTTACAAGAGGGAGATATAATTGTAACAAGTGGGTTTATTAATCTGTTTGAAAATGCGAATATTTTAATTAAGAGTGAAGAATTAAGAGTGAAGAGTGAAAAATGA
- a CDS encoding TolC family protein, translating to MKKNKKFYLNELVSTRKLFFTLTLVIMTNATQAQEVWTLKQCIDTAQVQNKNLQINRNNIDISQQKRKEAQANLIPKIIANADYKYFFELPTQLMPMNALNPSAPEGQFRDIQFGVPHNINANVQLVMPLYNPQIYGAIENTKVANELAELQYQKTEEQVLFDITTLYYNAQILQHQLDFIDANLENSHQLLKNIQLLKDQLLAKGTDVSKIQLQAEQLTTQRENVYSKYLQILNALKLNIGISIEQTITVETEIIQTNLTENTTRNSLDLKLINAQNTLLNNELKTLNRSRFLPSLNFIASYGTTGFGYDKTPNEFLDFYPMGFAGLQLSYPLFNGTVTQRKINQKKLEINNNELQAHQINDKIEMEIKNVIRQRIVAQSTITNTENQISLAQTIYEQTLLQQKQGTASLTDVLLADNALREAQQNYLNAIIDFLKADLEFRKLTGTIQSIKN from the coding sequence ATGAAAAAGAATAAAAAATTTTACCTTAATGAGTTAGTGAGTACTCGCAAACTATTTTTTACCTTAACCTTAGTTATTATGACTAATGCCACACAAGCACAGGAAGTATGGACTTTAAAACAATGTATTGACACGGCACAAGTTCAAAATAAGAATTTGCAAATCAATAGAAATAACATTGATATCAGCCAACAAAAAAGAAAAGAAGCACAAGCTAATTTGATTCCGAAAATAATAGCTAATGCTGACTATAAATACTTTTTTGAATTACCCACACAGTTAATGCCGATGAATGCACTCAATCCGTCAGCACCTGAAGGACAATTTAGAGATATACAGTTTGGAGTACCACATAATATTAATGCCAATGTTCAATTAGTGATGCCTTTGTATAATCCACAGATTTATGGAGCAATTGAAAACACCAAGGTTGCCAATGAGTTAGCTGAATTGCAATATCAAAAAACGGAAGAACAAGTATTATTTGACATTACAACGCTTTATTACAATGCTCAAATACTTCAACATCAACTTGATTTTATAGATGCAAATTTAGAGAATAGCCACCAACTTTTAAAGAATATTCAATTACTAAAAGACCAACTTTTAGCAAAAGGAACAGATGTGAGTAAAATTCAATTACAAGCAGAACAATTAACTACACAACGAGAAAATGTATATAGCAAATATCTACAAATTCTAAATGCGCTAAAGTTGAATATAGGTATCTCAATAGAACAAACGATTACTGTTGAAACAGAAATAATTCAAACCAATTTAACAGAAAATACCACACGCAACTCTTTGGATTTAAAACTAATAAATGCACAAAACACATTACTCAACAATGAATTAAAAACATTAAATCGCTCTCGGTTTTTGCCTTCTTTAAACTTCATTGCATCTTATGGAACAACAGGTTTTGGATATGATAAAACACCTAATGAATTTTTAGATTTTTACCCTATGGGATTTGCAGGATTACAATTGAGTTATCCACTTTTTAATGGAACTGTTACCCAACGAAAAATAAATCAAAAGAAACTAGAAATAAACAACAACGAATTACAAGCACACCAAATTAATGATAAAATAGAAATGGAAATAAAAAATGTAATTCGTCAAAGAATTGTTGCTCAAAGTACCATTACAAACACCGAAAACCAAATCAGTTTAGCCCAAACTATTTATGAACAAACGCTATTACAACAAAAACAAGGAACAGCGAGTTTGACAGATGTTTTATTAGCAGACAATGCTTTACGAGAGGCACAACAAAACTATTTAAACGCAATTATCGACTTTTTAAAAGCTGATTTAGAGTTTAGAAAATTGACAGGTACAATTCAATCAATTAAAAATTAA
- a CDS encoding cytochrome b/b6 domain-containing protein, with protein sequence MNTNQKFTGFHRLLHWIMATAMSILLLTGFLRMYWMGKQAVADAIASQDIEVSKEQAKAVYKVLREPMWEWHFIFAHVMIFSFLARIIYMLVKGIRFPNPFKGKQPLKERLQGFTYVYFYLFVFISAITGIFIEKGFFPEWKGNIESIHKLGIYWFPIFILLHLAGILIAEFSNKKGITSKMISGD encoded by the coding sequence ATGAATACAAATCAAAAATTCACAGGATTTCACAGACTATTGCATTGGATAATGGCAACAGCAATGTCCATTTTGTTATTAACCGGTTTTTTAAGAATGTATTGGATGGGAAAGCAAGCAGTAGCCGATGCCATAGCTTCACAAGATATTGAAGTATCTAAAGAACAGGCAAAAGCTGTCTATAAAGTATTGAGAGAACCTATGTGGGAATGGCATTTTATTTTTGCTCACGTAATGATTTTTTCGTTTTTAGCAAGAATAATTTATATGCTTGTTAAAGGCATTCGTTTTCCCAATCCATTTAAGGGTAAACAACCACTAAAGGAACGTTTGCAAGGTTTTACCTATGTTTATTTTTATCTTTTTGTATTTATTTCTGCAATTACAGGAATATTTATTGAAAAAGGATTTTTTCCTGAATGGAAAGGGAATATTGAAAGTATTCACAAATTAGGAATTTACTGGTTCCCAATATTTATTCTGCTACATCTTGCAGGGATTTTAATTGCAGAATTTTCAAATAAAAAAGGAATAACTTCAAAAATGATTAGTGGAGATTAA
- a CDS encoding cupin domain-containing protein: protein MKEVIKPKVKTLSIGESFTTKEMNGKKDKFLPEHSSNIESVIFIHEGECILFINEKEIVMKPGDAFTIPPFIKHQFKGITDFKGIHFMPNKIEFEFFN from the coding sequence ATGAAAGAAGTTATTAAACCGAAAGTAAAAACGCTCTCAATAGGCGAAAGTTTCACAACAAAAGAGATGAATGGTAAAAAAGATAAGTTTTTGCCAGAACATTCATCTAACATTGAATCTGTTATTTTCATTCACGAAGGCGAATGTATCTTATTTATCAATGAAAAAGAGATAGTGATGAAACCAGGGGACGCATTTACAATCCCCCCTTTTATAAAACATCAATTCAAAGGAATTACAGATTTCAAAGGAATTCATTTTATGCCTAATAAAATAGAATTTGAGTTTTTTAATTAA
- a CDS encoding TetR/AcrR family transcriptional regulator encodes MQEFTERQIEIMEAATNRISKYGIQNLTIKTLAEDIGLSEPALYRHFKSKNEILLSVLEYFKMEMQNRIQSIQFKEDDSYAERLRLIFNSQLQTFTDKPAIVSVIFAESIFHFDENLSNKVAEIMDLMQNYVLENVKNGQENGQYSKVIGASTLTTIIIGGMRMTVLKWKLSGHKSNLMKDGKSVLNGILKMTEK; translated from the coding sequence ATGCAAGAATTTACAGAAAGACAAATAGAAATAATGGAAGCAGCGACAAATAGAATTTCAAAATATGGAATTCAAAATTTGACAATTAAAACGCTAGCAGAAGATATAGGATTATCAGAACCAGCGTTATATCGTCATTTTAAGAGTAAGAATGAAATTTTACTGAGTGTTTTGGAATATTTCAAAATGGAAATGCAAAATCGTATTCAATCTATCCAATTTAAGGAAGATGATAGCTATGCTGAAAGACTTAGATTGATTTTCAACTCTCAATTACAAACATTCACTGATAAACCTGCTATTGTAAGCGTAATTTTTGCTGAAAGTATTTTTCATTTTGATGAAAACTTGAGTAATAAAGTAGCTGAAATAATGGATTTAATGCAAAACTATGTTTTGGAAAACGTTAAAAATGGACAAGAAAATGGACAATACAGCAAAGTAATTGGTGCTTCTACTCTGACCACGATAATAATTGGGGGAATGAGAATGACTGTTCTAAAATGGAAATTGTCAGGACATAAATCCAATTTAATGAAAGACGGTAAATCTGTTTTGAACGGAATTTTAAAAATGACTGAAAAATAA
- the ltrA gene encoding group II intron reverse transcriptase/maturase: MVEQVVHPYNLQKALRQVVVNKGSAGIDGMKISELSEVFRKEKDAIIRSIKDENYLSQPILGVEIPKGNGKTRLLGVPTVKDRLLQQAVSQALMQHWERDFNENSFGFRPNKNARQAVGKAMQYIHEGRTYIVDIDLKTFFDEVDHCLLLNLLYQKVKCPKTLKLVRQWLRAPIKIKGKLQKRRRGVPQGSPLSPLLSNILLNELDKELTRRKLKFVRYADDFSIYCTSRIQAIMTMKAISSFLKTKLKLTLNEEKSGIRKPVQFVILGFGFVPTYKKGDKGKYQLVVGEKAWKRLKQTLKTITRKTTPMSFDERITKIKEVQRGWLTYFRGTSIQGKLRDLDGWLRNRLRYCIWHDWKKWRRKRANLIKLGASERDATRWSMTRKGGWTIAQSPILGTTITLERLRRRGYVSLSEVYIALNPSTCEPPST, from the coding sequence ATGGTCGAACAAGTAGTACATCCTTACAACCTGCAAAAAGCCTTACGACAAGTTGTTGTCAATAAGGGGAGTGCAGGTATTGACGGCATGAAAATCTCTGAACTTTCGGAAGTATTCCGAAAGGAAAAGGATGCTATTATCCGCTCAATAAAAGACGAAAACTACTTGTCTCAACCCATTCTTGGAGTAGAAATTCCGAAAGGAAATGGAAAAACACGTCTGTTAGGAGTTCCAACGGTAAAGGATAGATTACTCCAACAAGCAGTATCACAGGCTTTAATGCAACATTGGGAAAGGGATTTCAATGAAAATAGTTTTGGTTTTAGACCCAACAAGAATGCCCGCCAAGCCGTAGGCAAAGCGATGCAATACATTCACGAGGGCAGAACTTATATTGTGGACATTGACTTAAAAACCTTTTTCGATGAAGTTGACCACTGCTTACTCTTAAACCTACTGTACCAAAAGGTAAAATGCCCTAAAACACTAAAACTTGTACGTCAATGGTTACGAGCACCGATTAAAATCAAGGGTAAATTACAAAAGAGAAGAAGAGGAGTTCCACAAGGTTCACCTTTAAGCCCATTGTTATCTAATATCTTACTCAACGAGTTGGATAAAGAATTAACAAGACGGAAACTCAAATTTGTACGTTATGCCGATGATTTTAGCATTTACTGCACATCACGAATACAAGCAATAATGACAATGAAAGCAATTTCAAGTTTTCTGAAAACCAAACTAAAACTCACGCTGAATGAGGAAAAGAGTGGAATACGAAAACCTGTTCAGTTTGTAATACTTGGGTTCGGCTTCGTACCAACTTACAAGAAAGGAGACAAAGGGAAATACCAATTAGTAGTAGGGGAGAAAGCATGGAAACGCTTAAAACAAACCTTGAAAACGATTACAAGGAAAACAACGCCGATGAGCTTCGATGAGCGAATTACGAAGATAAAAGAAGTACAACGAGGATGGTTAACCTATTTTCGAGGTACGAGTATCCAAGGTAAGCTCCGAGACTTAGACGGTTGGTTACGTAATCGTTTAAGGTATTGTATTTGGCACGACTGGAAAAAGTGGCGAAGAAAACGAGCTAATCTTATTAAATTAGGAGCAAGCGAAAGAGATGCCACACGCTGGAGCATGACACGAAAAGGAGGTTGGACGATAGCTCAAAGCCCTATTTTAGGTACAACCATTACCTTGGAACGATTACGAAGACGTGGTTATGTTTCACTATCAGAAGTTTACATTGCATTGAACCCATCAACTTGCGAACCGCCGAGTACGTGA
- a CDS encoding type II restriction endonuclease — protein sequence MSEQFKTFLSQLSETNATLDYFTDFKKIKSNVNKISIKLNQLNYLIGKENLKEAVNELYDENPKVFEVLDILIAIRKNKKAKTFNNNGEIVLLDTYFTSPELILEYIVETGLAEVFKNKDVTNLVDYVFGIEVGLDTNARKNRGGDNMSKAVSLIFDKAGVFYKKEVNNTVFPEIISLGADVKRFDFVIKTKKKTYLIETNYYNSGGSKLNETARAYSDVAPKINQYENYEFVWITDGQGWFSAKNKLEEAYNIIPSLYNLITLEDFIKKIQEEQINSEW from the coding sequence ATGTCAGAGCAATTTAAAACCTTCTTATCGCAACTTTCGGAAACTAATGCAACACTTGATTATTTTACGGATTTCAAGAAAATAAAAAGTAATGTAAACAAAATTTCAATTAAACTCAATCAGTTAAATTATCTGATTGGAAAAGAGAATTTAAAAGAAGCTGTAAACGAACTTTATGATGAAAATCCGAAAGTGTTTGAAGTTTTAGACATTCTGATTGCTATTCGTAAAAACAAAAAAGCTAAAACTTTCAACAACAATGGAGAAATTGTTTTACTTGATACTTATTTCACTTCACCTGAATTGATTTTGGAATACATCGTAGAAACAGGATTAGCAGAGGTCTTTAAGAACAAAGATGTTACGAATCTAGTTGATTACGTTTTCGGAATAGAAGTTGGTTTAGATACAAATGCTCGAAAAAACAGAGGTGGAGATAATATGTCCAAAGCTGTTTCTTTGATTTTTGACAAGGCTGGTGTTTTCTACAAAAAAGAAGTTAACAATACAGTTTTCCCTGAAATAATAAGTTTGGGAGCAGATGTAAAGCGTTTTGACTTTGTTATTAAAACGAAGAAGAAAACCTATTTAATTGAAACAAATTATTACAATAGTGGTGGTTCAAAATTAAATGAAACTGCAAGAGCTTATTCTGATGTTGCACCAAAAATCAATCAATACGAAAACTACGAATTTGTTTGGATTACGGACGGACAAGGTTGGTTTTCAGCAAAGAATAAATTGGAAGAAGCGTACAACATTATTCCGAGTTTGTACAATTTGATAACGCTTGAAGATTTTATTAAGAAAATTCAAGAGGAACAAATAAATAGCGAATGGTAA